A genomic window from Massilia sp. METH4 includes:
- the uraD gene encoding 2-oxo-4-hydroxy-4-carboxy-5-ureidoimidazoline decarboxylase, which produces MLTLEQLNDASQAEFTALLDGVYEHSPWIAEHTWHARPFASLAGLKRALIETLRNAPREARLGLIKAHPELAGKAMVTKSLTAESTNEQSKAGLTDCTPEEFQRIQQLNADYNAKFGFPFILAVRGPRGLGLDRHEIIATFARRLNNGPEFEFDEALRNIHRIAEIRLNDKFATEPTLGNLVWDWHEELARHTEPGYAERGELCVTYLTDAHRAAARELATRMREECGFDEVSIDAVGNVVGVYHGSDPQAKRLLTGSHYDTVRNGGKYDGRLGIFVPMACVRELHRAGRRLPYGIEVVGFAEEEGQRYKATFLGSGALCGQFDKTWLDQVDAAGVPMRDAIANADLDISAIDALQRDVSRYLGFVEVHIEQGPVLNALDLPLGIVTSINGSVRYVGQITGMASHAGTTPMTMRRDAAAAAAELVLYTEKRGGAVEDLVATVGMLEVPNGSINVVPGRCRFSLDVRATTNEVRDAAAEDIRNELKAICDRRGLQYTLEETMQADAAPCAPDWRARWESAVEALGLPVFRMPSGAGHDAMMLHRVMPQAMLFLRGLNAGISHNPLESITNDDTELCVRAFQNLLNQLATDLT; this is translated from the coding sequence ATGCTGACCCTGGAACAATTGAACGATGCCTCGCAGGCCGAATTCACGGCCCTGCTCGACGGCGTCTATGAACACTCGCCGTGGATCGCCGAGCACACGTGGCACGCCCGCCCGTTCGCCAGCCTCGCCGGCCTGAAGCGCGCGCTGATCGAAACGCTGCGCAACGCGCCGCGCGAAGCCCGCCTGGGCCTGATCAAGGCCCACCCGGAGCTGGCCGGCAAGGCGATGGTCACGAAATCGCTGACCGCGGAGTCCACGAATGAACAAAGCAAGGCCGGCCTGACCGATTGCACGCCGGAGGAGTTCCAGCGCATCCAGCAGCTGAATGCCGACTACAACGCCAAGTTCGGCTTCCCCTTCATCCTCGCCGTGCGGGGTCCGCGCGGCCTGGGCCTGGACCGCCACGAGATCATCGCCACCTTCGCGCGCCGCCTGAATAACGGACCGGAATTCGAATTCGACGAAGCGTTGCGCAACATCCACCGCATCGCCGAAATCCGCCTGAACGACAAGTTCGCCACCGAGCCGACCTTGGGCAACCTGGTGTGGGACTGGCACGAGGAACTGGCCAGGCACACGGAACCCGGCTATGCCGAGCGCGGCGAACTGTGCGTGACGTATCTGACCGATGCGCACCGCGCCGCCGCCCGCGAGCTGGCGACCCGCATGCGCGAGGAATGCGGCTTCGATGAAGTGTCGATCGATGCCGTGGGCAACGTGGTCGGCGTCTACCATGGCAGCGACCCGCAGGCGAAGCGCCTGCTGACCGGCTCTCACTACGATACCGTGCGCAACGGCGGCAAGTACGACGGCCGCCTGGGCATCTTCGTGCCGATGGCCTGCGTGCGCGAACTGCACCGCGCCGGCCGCCGCCTGCCCTACGGCATCGAGGTGGTGGGCTTCGCCGAAGAGGAAGGCCAGCGCTACAAGGCCACCTTCCTCGGTTCCGGCGCCCTGTGCGGCCAGTTCGACAAGACCTGGCTCGACCAGGTCGATGCCGCCGGCGTGCCGATGCGCGACGCTATCGCGAACGCGGACCTCGACATCTCCGCCATCGATGCGCTGCAGCGCGACGTGTCGCGCTACCTGGGCTTCGTGGAAGTGCACATCGAGCAGGGCCCGGTGCTGAACGCCCTCGACCTGCCGCTGGGCATCGTCACGTCGATCAACGGCAGCGTGCGCTACGTGGGCCAGATCACCGGCATGGCTAGCCATGCGGGCACCACGCCGATGACGATGCGCCGCGATGCCGCGGCCGCCGCAGCCGAGCTGGTGCTGTACACGGAGAAGCGCGGCGGTGCCGTGGAAGACCTGGTGGCAACGGTGGGCATGCTGGAAGTGCCGAACGGCTCGATCAACGTGGTGCCGGGCCGCTGCCGCTTCAGCCTGGACGTGCGCGCCACCACGAACGAGGTGCGCGACGCGGCCGCGGAAGACATCCGCAACGAACTGAAGGCCATCTGCGACCGCCGCGGCCTGCAATACACGCTGGAAGAAACGATGCAGGCCGATGCCGCGCCGTGCGCACCCGACTGGCGCGCGCGCTGGGAAAGCGCCGTCGAGGCGCTGGGCCTGCCGGTCTTCCGCATGCCGAGCGGTGCGGGCCACGACGCCATGATGCTGCACCGCGTGATGCCGCAAGCCATGCTGTTCCTGCGCGGCCTGAACGCCGGCATCAGCCACAACCCGCTGGAATCCATCACGAATGACGACACGGAACTGTGCGTGCGCGCATTCCAGAACCTTCTCAATCAACTCGCAACGGACCTGACATGA
- a CDS encoding ArgE/DapE family deacylase, giving the protein MTTSNPYASLDAWIDAHFDEEVRFLQELVRVPTDTPPGNNAPHAERTAELLKAFGFEAEQHAVPAERTRAAGLETITNLVVRRKYGEGRTVGLNAHGDVVPPGEGWTQDPYGGNVVDGKLYGRAAAVSKCDFATFTFATRALESLGKPLRGGVELYFTYDEEFGGELGPGFLLENKLVKPDLLIAAGFSYQVVTAHNGCLQMEVTIHGKSGHAAVPETGVDALQAATRVLNALYDQNRQYKEVRSNVKGINHPYVNIGLIEGGTNTNVVPGKVVMKVDRRMIPEENPLEVEAALHKVMKEAVADCQGVTIEIRRMLLANALKPLDGNVPLVDALSRHATAVFDEEIGAAGTPLYTDARLFGEAGVPAVLYGAGPRTVSESNAKRGDEHIVLEDLRRATKVVARSLFDLLD; this is encoded by the coding sequence ATGACCACTTCCAATCCCTACGCTTCGCTCGACGCCTGGATCGACGCCCATTTCGACGAGGAAGTGCGCTTCCTGCAGGAGCTGGTGCGCGTGCCGACCGACACCCCGCCGGGCAACAACGCGCCGCACGCCGAGCGCACCGCCGAGCTGCTGAAGGCCTTCGGCTTCGAGGCCGAGCAGCACGCCGTGCCGGCAGAGCGCACCCGCGCCGCCGGCCTGGAAACGATCACCAACCTGGTCGTGCGCCGCAAATACGGTGAGGGCCGCACCGTGGGCCTCAACGCCCACGGCGACGTGGTGCCGCCGGGCGAAGGCTGGACGCAGGACCCGTACGGCGGCAACGTCGTCGACGGCAAGCTGTATGGCCGCGCCGCCGCCGTGTCCAAGTGCGACTTCGCCACCTTCACGTTCGCCACCCGCGCGCTGGAATCGCTGGGCAAGCCGCTCAGGGGCGGCGTGGAACTGTACTTCACGTACGACGAGGAATTCGGCGGCGAACTGGGCCCGGGCTTCCTGCTCGAGAACAAGCTGGTCAAGCCCGACCTGCTGATCGCCGCCGGCTTCAGCTACCAGGTCGTCACGGCCCATAACGGCTGCCTGCAGATGGAAGTCACGATCCACGGCAAGTCCGGCCACGCGGCCGTGCCGGAAACGGGCGTCGATGCGCTGCAAGCCGCCACCAGGGTGCTGAACGCGCTGTACGACCAGAATCGCCAGTACAAGGAAGTGCGCAGCAACGTGAAGGGCATCAACCACCCTTACGTGAACATCGGCCTGATCGAAGGCGGCACGAACACCAACGTGGTGCCGGGCAAGGTCGTCATGAAGGTCGACCGCCGCATGATCCCGGAAGAGAACCCGCTGGAAGTCGAAGCGGCGCTGCACAAGGTGATGAAGGAAGCCGTGGCGGACTGCCAGGGCGTGACGATCGAGATCCGCCGCATGCTGCTGGCCAATGCGCTGAAACCGCTGGACGGCAACGTGCCGCTGGTGGACGCCCTGTCGCGCCACGCCACCGCCGTGTTCGACGAGGAAATCGGCGCCGCCGGCACCCCGCTGTACACGGATGCCCGCCTGTTCGGCGAAGCCGGCGTGCCGGCCGTGCTGTACGGCGCCGGCCCGCGCACCGTCTCGGAATCGAACGCCAAGCGCGGCGACGAGCACATCGTGCTGGAAGACCTGCGCCGCGCGACCAAGGTCGTGGCGCGCTCGCTGTTCGATCTGCTGGACTGA
- a CDS encoding PH domain-containing protein, with amino-acid sequence MFKKFAAEALGISDIGVIVGPADYNKVDADDYLFTEDGEKIFFLIKSKKDEYCFTNLALIHVDGDSAVSSKRSIKRYEYASHRISDVTIETAGTIDMDIELKFSVDDLEFSIDVKKSFIEQLKDVYKALVTIGKQQRRDEVCRENALQALEATASVHKLNIAPDGGTLTSQFNALLAALNTAVLDTHTKRDFSDVFAKYIHN; translated from the coding sequence ATGTTCAAGAAATTTGCCGCCGAAGCCCTCGGCATCAGCGATATCGGCGTCATCGTCGGGCCCGCCGACTACAACAAGGTCGACGCGGACGATTACCTGTTCACCGAGGATGGCGAAAAGATCTTCTTCCTCATCAAGAGCAAGAAGGATGAATACTGCTTCACGAACCTGGCGCTGATCCACGTGGACGGCGACTCGGCCGTGTCGTCGAAGCGTTCGATCAAGCGCTACGAGTACGCGTCGCACCGCATTTCGGACGTCACCATCGAGACCGCCGGCACGATCGACATGGATATCGAGCTGAAGTTCAGTGTGGACGACCTGGAGTTCTCCATCGACGTGAAGAAGAGCTTCATCGAACAGCTCAAGGATGTCTACAAGGCCCTGGTCACGATCGGCAAGCAGCAACGGCGCGACGAGGTGTGCCGCGAAAACGCCTTGCAGGCGCTGGAGGCGACCGCGTCGGTGCACAAGCTCAATATCGCCCCCGATGGCGGCACGCTCACCAGCCAGTTCAACGCGCTGCTGGCGGCGCTCAATACCGCGGTGCTCGATACGCATACGAAGCGCGATTTCAGCGATGTGTTCGCGAAATACATCCACAACTGA
- a CDS encoding FMN-binding negative transcriptional regulator, with product MHCPSHFREERLEILHGLIRAHPLATLVTSGSGGLMANLVPFSLHAGGEHGTLRAHLGWSNRQVEALREGAAVLVIFQGPESYVSPAWYASKAEHGKVVPTWNFTMVQVRGKARVIDDPAWIRTQLEELTGNHENAREHPWTVADAPAAFTTALIGGLAGIEIPIEAIEGKYKLSQNRTPADRMGVIEGMRAEGTAAAMIGLMDEARC from the coding sequence GTGCACTGCCCCAGCCACTTCCGCGAAGAGCGCCTGGAAATCCTCCACGGCCTGATCCGCGCCCATCCGCTCGCGACCTTGGTGACCTCCGGCAGCGGCGGCCTGATGGCGAATCTCGTTCCGTTCTCGCTGCACGCCGGCGGCGAGCACGGTACCCTGCGGGCCCACCTCGGCTGGAGCAACCGCCAGGTCGAGGCGTTGCGCGAGGGCGCCGCGGTGCTGGTCATCTTCCAGGGCCCCGAATCCTATGTATCGCCGGCGTGGTATGCATCGAAGGCGGAACATGGCAAGGTCGTGCCAACCTGGAATTTCACCATGGTGCAGGTGCGCGGCAAAGCGCGGGTCATCGACGACCCGGCGTGGATTCGCACGCAGCTGGAAGAGCTGACGGGCAATCACGAAAACGCTCGCGAGCACCCCTGGACGGTTGCCGATGCGCCGGCGGCCTTCACCACGGCCCTGATCGGGGGACTTGCCGGCATCGAGATCCCAATCGAGGCGATCGAAGGCAAGTACAAGCTCAGCCAGAACCGAACGCCCGCGGACCGCATGGGCGTGATCGAAGGCATGCGCGCCGAAGGCACCGCCGCCGCGATGATCGGCCTGATGGATGAAGCGCGCTGCTGA
- a CDS encoding translation initiation factor Sui1 translates to MKSSSNSGLVYSTETGRMCPDCRQPVAACACKAMPAILGDGVVKVSRLTKGRGGKTVTVVKGLALDATALAVLGKQLRTACGSGGTVKDGVIEVQGDHCDTVIEALKKLGHQPKRVGG, encoded by the coding sequence ATGAAAAGCAGTTCGAACAGCGGCCTCGTCTACTCCACCGAAACCGGGCGCATGTGCCCCGATTGCCGGCAACCCGTGGCGGCGTGCGCCTGCAAGGCCATGCCCGCCATCCTGGGCGACGGCGTGGTCAAGGTCTCGCGCCTGACGAAGGGCCGGGGCGGCAAGACGGTAACCGTCGTCAAGGGATTGGCGCTCGACGCCACCGCGCTGGCCGTGCTGGGCAAGCAGTTGCGCACCGCGTGCGGTTCCGGCGGCACCGTCAAGGATGGCGTGATCGAGGTGCAAGGCGACCACTGCGACACGGTGATCGAGGCGCTGAAGAAGCTTGGCCACCAGCCGAAACGCGTCGGTGGCTGA
- a CDS encoding BLUF domain-containing protein: MSLHQLVYLSQSNGKMPKEELAAIWKQAKANNATKDVTGSLFYNGGWFMQVLEGPASTLDALYARIAKDPRHHDLRLLYNQPAAARTFVRWTMNMTNLEERQADKYEELVEIIEAAKVGRKIHALAPAVMLLKIFSS; the protein is encoded by the coding sequence ATGTCACTGCACCAACTCGTCTACCTCAGCCAGTCGAACGGCAAGATGCCCAAAGAAGAATTGGCCGCCATCTGGAAGCAGGCCAAGGCCAACAACGCCACGAAGGACGTCACGGGCAGCCTGTTCTACAACGGCGGCTGGTTCATGCAAGTCCTCGAAGGTCCCGCGTCGACGCTCGATGCGCTGTACGCCAGGATCGCGAAGGACCCGCGCCACCATGACCTGCGTCTGCTCTACAACCAGCCGGCGGCGGCCCGTACCTTCGTGCGCTGGACAATGAACATGACGAACCTGGAAGAGCGGCAGGCGGACAAGTACGAGGAACTGGTCGAGATCATCGAGGCGGCCAAGGTTGGGCGGAAGATCCACGCGCTTGCCCCGGCCGTGATGCTGTTGAAGATCTTCAGCAGCTGA
- a CDS encoding GNAT family N-acetyltransferase — translation MLRRDDLPALLHIQRACYDAAFIESGEVYARRLASPANCSLVIERDGRVCGYLAAYRSSLGKVTPLHGDFERTDGVPDTLYLHDMAVLPAFAGQGLARALLEALWEGGRAWGLRHTALVSVQDSSDYWARHGYAPRPVPDARQLSRLASYGDRAVYMVRALDHC, via the coding sequence ATGCTTCGGCGCGACGACCTGCCGGCCCTGCTGCACATCCAGAGAGCCTGCTACGACGCCGCTTTCATCGAAAGCGGGGAGGTCTACGCGCGCCGCCTGGCCAGCCCGGCCAATTGTTCGCTCGTGATCGAGCGCGATGGCCGGGTGTGCGGCTACCTGGCTGCATACCGGTCGTCGCTCGGCAAGGTGACCCCGCTGCACGGCGATTTCGAGCGTACCGACGGGGTGCCCGATACGCTCTACCTGCACGACATGGCGGTGCTGCCGGCGTTTGCCGGCCAGGGACTGGCGCGGGCATTGCTCGAAGCGCTATGGGAGGGAGGAAGAGCGTGGGGATTGCGCCATACCGCGCTGGTTTCCGTGCAGGATTCCAGCGACTACTGGGCCAGGCACGGGTATGCGCCGCGGCCGGTGCCTGATGCACGGCAGCTTTCCCGGCTGGCCAGCTATGGCGATCGTGCGGTCTACATGGTGCGCGCGCTGGATCATTGCTGA
- a CDS encoding PEP-CTERM sorting domain-containing protein — MTKQQKLVGRIAAALAGCVVASASHAGTFSDTLPQFSGSGANTVQTVGVFTFDLAGQAVTSARIDGTFGNSLVSSTSVHSVFADGILVASCSDKTAFCWTTGPEAWSYEFTGAELDIFADGQVVLTTEQTDCCTVRLGTTTLSGVTSPVPEPETFGMLIAGLGILAALKRRRG; from the coding sequence ATGACCAAACAACAGAAACTGGTCGGCCGGATCGCGGCCGCCCTTGCCGGCTGCGTCGTGGCCTCGGCAAGCCATGCGGGCACTTTCTCCGACACGTTGCCGCAGTTTTCCGGCTCCGGCGCGAACACCGTGCAAACCGTCGGCGTGTTCACCTTCGACCTCGCCGGCCAGGCCGTCACTTCCGCGCGCATCGATGGCACGTTCGGGAACAGCCTCGTCAGCTCCACGTCGGTGCACTCCGTGTTCGCGGACGGCATCCTGGTCGCCAGCTGCTCCGACAAGACCGCGTTCTGCTGGACGACGGGCCCGGAAGCCTGGAGCTATGAATTCACGGGCGCGGAACTGGACATCTTCGCCGACGGCCAGGTGGTCCTCACCACCGAGCAGACCGACTGCTGCACCGTGCGCCTCGGCACGACGACGCTGTCGGGCGTCACCTCGCCGGTACCGGAACCCGAGACGTTCGGCATGCTGATCGCCGGCTTGGGCATCCTCGCCGCCCTGAAGCGCCGCCGGGGCTGA
- a CDS encoding IS1595 family transposase: MGTADFRVVFKALSQLQLAAGEVATLREFLATVTHPGQCVALIEAAAGRPPCPHCACSHCHRSGKANGLQRYRCMGCRSSYNALTGTPLAHLKRRDKWLAYLQCLIESTTVRTAAKRVAVAKSTSFRWRHRFIAAVRRERRPELSTVVETDETYHLESQKGSRHLDRPARKRGGKATRRGTSRELDCILVARDRNKLTYDFVTGRGPVSAGQLAKHLLPVMARDVILISDGAIAYQAFARQAGITHESVNVQRGERVREAIHIQNVNGWHSRFKTWLRRFNGVASRYLANYTGWQRVLDAGAPTTPSHWLAVGVAPGKQGSGRY, translated from the coding sequence ATGGGGACTGCGGATTTCCGGGTGGTGTTTAAGGCGTTGTCCCAGCTCCAGCTGGCAGCGGGAGAAGTAGCGACCTTGCGGGAATTCCTGGCCACCGTCACACACCCTGGCCAGTGCGTCGCCCTGATCGAGGCGGCGGCGGGGAGACCCCCTTGCCCGCATTGCGCCTGCTCTCATTGCCATCGCAGCGGCAAGGCCAACGGCCTGCAACGCTATCGGTGCATGGGATGCCGGAGCAGTTATAACGCGTTGACCGGCACGCCCCTGGCCCACCTCAAGCGGCGCGACAAATGGCTGGCGTACCTGCAATGCCTGATCGAATCAACGACAGTGCGCACGGCGGCCAAACGCGTGGCGGTGGCGAAGTCGACCAGTTTTCGATGGCGGCACCGGTTCATTGCCGCCGTCCGGCGGGAGCGGCGCCCCGAATTGTCAACGGTCGTGGAGACCGATGAAACTTATCATTTGGAATCGCAGAAGGGATCGCGCCACTTGGACCGCCCGGCCCGCAAGCGCGGCGGCAAGGCGACCCGGCGCGGCACCAGCCGCGAGCTCGACTGCATTCTCGTCGCCCGCGACCGCAACAAGCTCACGTACGACTTCGTGACCGGGCGCGGACCGGTCAGCGCGGGGCAACTGGCCAAGCACCTGTTGCCCGTAATGGCGCGGGACGTCATTCTCATCAGCGATGGCGCCATTGCCTACCAGGCGTTCGCGCGGCAGGCCGGCATCACGCACGAATCAGTCAACGTGCAGCGCGGCGAGAGGGTTCGAGAGGCCATCCACATTCAAAATGTTAACGGCTGGCATAGCCGCTTTAAGACATGGCTGCGCCGGTTCAACGGTGTAGCCAGCCGCTACCTGGCCAATTACACCGGCTGGCAACGCGTGCTGGACGCTGGCGCGCCCACCACGCCGTCGCACTGGCTGGCCGTCGGGGTGGCGCCGGGCAAGCAAGGCTCAGGCCGCTACTGA
- the pyk gene encoding pyruvate kinase: MLRKRRSRILATLGPSSSTYQSIHALAKAGADVFRLNFSHGSHADHAERYRTIREVEKEVGRPIGILMDLQGPKLRIGRLAGGKVQLVEGKKFRLDLNPAEGDAARACLPHPEIFAALVPGTDLLLDDGKLRLRVDACSPEHADTTVLTGGVLSDRKGVNVPGVVLPISPLTEKDRADLAFGLELGVDWVALSFVQRPEDLVEARALVGDKAWIMAKLEKPAAIDALEGIVAQSDGIMVARGDLGVELPAHQVPVLQRRIVHAARAAGKPVVVATQMLESMIASPVPTRAEVSDVATAIYQGADAVMLSAESASGQFPTEAVAVMDNVITEVEQDPLWRSGLDASHSPATATTADAICCALRRVDRLLNPAATVTYTMSGASCLRASRERPNTPILALTPHVTIARRLAMAWGVHPMQFDEATTLGGMIADAPNVAIKRGLATLGDDVVVIAGYPSGSAGKTNLLHVVRVE; the protein is encoded by the coding sequence ATGCTGCGCAAGCGCCGCTCACGGATCCTGGCGACCCTCGGGCCGTCCAGCTCCACGTATCAATCGATTCACGCGCTGGCCAAGGCCGGCGCCGACGTGTTCCGCCTGAACTTCAGCCACGGCAGCCATGCCGACCACGCGGAGCGTTACCGCACGATCCGCGAGGTGGAAAAGGAAGTCGGCCGCCCGATCGGCATCCTGATGGACCTGCAAGGGCCGAAGCTGCGCATCGGCCGGCTCGCCGGCGGCAAGGTGCAGCTCGTCGAGGGAAAGAAATTCCGCCTCGACCTGAATCCGGCCGAAGGCGATGCGGCGCGGGCCTGCCTGCCGCACCCGGAAATCTTCGCCGCCCTGGTGCCGGGCACCGACCTGCTGCTGGACGACGGCAAGCTGCGCCTGCGCGTGGATGCGTGCAGCCCCGAACACGCGGATACGACCGTGCTGACGGGCGGCGTGCTGTCCGACCGCAAGGGCGTGAACGTGCCGGGCGTGGTGCTGCCCATTTCTCCCCTCACGGAGAAAGACCGCGCCGACCTGGCCTTCGGCCTGGAACTGGGCGTGGACTGGGTGGCGCTGTCGTTCGTGCAGCGTCCCGAAGACCTGGTGGAAGCCCGCGCGCTGGTCGGCGACAAGGCATGGATCATGGCCAAGCTGGAAAAGCCGGCCGCGATCGACGCGCTGGAAGGGATTGTGGCCCAGTCCGACGGCATCATGGTGGCACGGGGCGACCTGGGCGTGGAACTCCCGGCGCACCAGGTGCCGGTGCTGCAGCGCCGCATCGTGCATGCTGCCCGGGCTGCCGGCAAACCGGTGGTGGTGGCGACGCAGATGCTGGAATCGATGATTGCCTCGCCGGTGCCGACGCGCGCCGAAGTCTCCGACGTGGCGACCGCGATCTACCAGGGCGCCGACGCGGTGATGCTGTCCGCCGAATCCGCGTCCGGCCAGTTCCCGACCGAGGCGGTGGCCGTGATGGACAATGTGATCACGGAAGTGGAGCAGGACCCGCTGTGGCGCAGCGGCCTCGATGCGAGCCACTCGCCCGCGACCGCGACGACCGCCGATGCGATCTGCTGCGCGCTGCGCCGCGTCGACCGCTTGCTGAACCCGGCCGCCACGGTGACGTACACGATGTCCGGTGCGAGCTGCCTGCGCGCCAGCCGCGAGCGGCCGAACACGCCGATCCTGGCGCTGACGCCGCACGTGACGATCGCCCGCCGGCTGGCCATGGCCTGGGGCGTGCATCCGATGCAGTTCGACGAAGCGACGACGCTGGGCGGCATGATCGCCGACGCGCCGAACGTCGCGATCAAACGTGGGCTTGCCACGCTTGGCGACGACGTGGTGGTGATCGCCGGCTATCCGTCCGGATCGGCCGGAAAGACCAACCTGCTGCACGTGGTGCGCGTGGAGTGA
- a CDS encoding glycerate kinase, whose protein sequence is MISAPRELLQAMFTAAVNAAQPSLTIGRYLPPAPKGRTIVIGAGKASAAMAQALEQHWKGPIEGVVVTRYGYAVPCERIEILEAAHPVPDAAGRQAAERILQTVQGLTSDDLVICLISGGGSSLLPLPGEGVTLEDKQAINRALLASGATITEMNCVRRHLSAIKGGRLAAACYPARVVNLLISDVPGDHPADIASGPTVADATTCADALAIVKRYGIELPAGARRLLESGDGETVKPGDRRLENVTTHMIASPQQALEAAAAVALDAGVTPMILGDSIEGEAREVARVMAGIALQVQRHGQPIKPPCVLLSGGETTVTVRGKGRGGRNVEFLLALAVALDGAPDLHAVAADTDGVDGAEEVAGAFIGPDTLARAWAHGIRPRDSLDNNDGHGFFGALGDALITGPTLTNVNDFRAILLL, encoded by the coding sequence ATGATCAGCGCGCCGCGTGAACTGCTGCAGGCCATGTTTACCGCCGCGGTGAACGCGGCGCAGCCATCGCTGACCATCGGTCGCTACCTGCCTCCCGCGCCGAAGGGCCGCACGATCGTCATCGGCGCCGGCAAGGCGTCGGCGGCCATGGCCCAGGCGCTGGAACAGCACTGGAAGGGGCCGATCGAGGGCGTCGTCGTCACGCGCTACGGCTATGCCGTGCCATGTGAGCGCATCGAGATCCTCGAGGCGGCGCATCCGGTGCCGGACGCCGCCGGCCGCCAGGCCGCCGAACGCATCCTGCAAACCGTGCAGGGGCTCACGAGCGACGACCTGGTGATCTGCCTGATCTCCGGCGGCGGCTCTTCGCTGCTTCCGCTTCCGGGCGAGGGCGTGACGCTGGAGGACAAGCAGGCGATCAACCGCGCGCTGCTGGCCTCGGGCGCCACGATCACCGAAATGAACTGCGTGCGCCGTCACCTGTCCGCCATCAAGGGCGGCCGGCTGGCCGCGGCCTGCTATCCGGCGCGCGTGGTCAACCTCTTGATTTCCGACGTGCCGGGCGACCACCCGGCCGACATCGCCTCCGGCCCGACCGTGGCCGACGCGACGACCTGCGCCGATGCGCTGGCCATCGTCAAGCGCTACGGCATCGAGCTGCCGGCCGGCGCGCGCCGCCTGCTGGAGTCCGGCGACGGCGAAACGGTCAAGCCGGGCGACCGCCGCCTGGAAAACGTCACCACCCACATGATCGCCTCGCCGCAGCAGGCACTGGAAGCGGCAGCCGCCGTGGCGCTGGACGCCGGCGTGACGCCGATGATCCTGGGCGACAGCATCGAGGGCGAGGCGCGAGAAGTGGCGCGCGTGATGGCCGGTATCGCCTTGCAGGTCCAGCGTCATGGCCAGCCGATCAAGCCGCCGTGCGTGCTGCTGTCCGGCGGTGAAACCACCGTGACCGTGCGCGGCAAAGGCCGGGGAGGGCGCAATGTCGAATTCCTGCTGGCCCTCGCCGTTGCGCTCGATGGCGCGCCGGACCTGCATGCCGTGGCGGCCGACACCGACGGCGTCGACGGCGCCGAGGAAGTGGCCGGTGCCTTCATCGGCCCGGACACGCTGGCACGGGCATGGGCGCACGGCATCCGCCCGCGCGACAGCCTGGACAACAACGACGGGCACGGTTTCTTCGGCGCGCTGGGCGACGCACTGATCACCGGACCCACACTCACCAATGTGAACGATTTCCGGGCGATCCTGCTGCTCTGA
- the glxR gene encoding 2-hydroxy-3-oxopropionate reductase has protein sequence MANIGFIGLGIMGAPMAKHLADNGHKLFTYSQTPTPSNLIEAGASVAACSTDVAKAADIIFVMVPDTPHVEDVLFGEHGVAKGLTAGKIVVDMSSISPVATKDFARRINALGCEYLDAPVSGGEVGAKAASLTIMVGGSEKAFETVKPLFQLMGKNITLVGGNGDGQITKVANQIIVALTIEAVGEALLLAAKAGADPARVREALMGGFASSRILEVHGERMIKRTFDPGFRIDLHRKDLNLALTTARQLNMSLPNTATAQELFNACAARDGGAWDHSAMVRALEVMANFEIGQQAGNSK, from the coding sequence ATGGCAAATATCGGTTTCATCGGCCTGGGCATCATGGGCGCCCCGATGGCGAAACACCTGGCGGACAACGGCCATAAACTGTTCACGTACTCGCAGACCCCGACCCCGTCGAACCTGATCGAAGCCGGCGCCAGCGTGGCAGCCTGCAGCACCGACGTGGCCAAGGCCGCCGACATCATCTTCGTCATGGTGCCGGATACCCCGCACGTGGAAGACGTGCTGTTCGGCGAACACGGCGTGGCGAAGGGCCTGACCGCCGGCAAGATCGTGGTCGACATGAGCTCGATCTCGCCGGTCGCCACGAAGGATTTCGCCAGGCGCATCAACGCGCTGGGCTGCGAATACCTGGATGCGCCCGTGTCCGGCGGCGAAGTGGGCGCGAAAGCCGCTTCGCTGACGATCATGGTGGGCGGCAGCGAGAAGGCGTTCGAAACCGTCAAGCCGCTGTTCCAGCTGATGGGCAAGAACATCACGCTGGTGGGCGGCAACGGCGACGGCCAGATCACCAAGGTGGCGAACCAGATCATCGTGGCGCTGACCATCGAAGCCGTGGGCGAGGCGCTGCTGCTGGCCGCCAAGGCCGGCGCCGATCCGGCACGCGTGCGTGAAGCCCTGATGGGCGGCTTCGCTTCCTCGCGCATCCTGGAAGTGCATGGCGAACGCATGATCAAGCGCACCTTCGATCCGGGCTTCCGCATCGACCTGCACCGCAAGGACCTGAACCTGGCCCTGACCACCGCGCGCCAGCTGAACATGTCGCTGCCGAACACCGCGACCGCGCAGGAACTGTTCAACGCCTGCGCAGCGCGCGACGGCGGCGCCTGGGACCACTCCGCCATGGTGCGGGCCCTGGAAGTGATGGCGAACTTCGAGATCGGCCAGCAGGCAGGGAACTCGAAATGA